A stretch of DNA from Novipirellula galeiformis:
TCAAAACTTTAACCGCGTAACCCCCATCTTTCTGTCAATCATCTTGCTGTAAACCACCTCCCCAGGAACGAACAAGCCCATGCCGATTGACCGCGATTGTGATTAGCGATCTCATCCAGAACGCTGGCCGACGGAAATCAGCTAAACAGAAAGATGAGTGACAGGAAAATGAAACGCACTCGCCCCATCTTTCTGTCAATCATCTTCCTGTAAACCAACTCCCCAGAAACGAACACGCCCATGCCGATTGACCGCGATTGTGCTTAGCGACCTCGTCCAGAAAGCTGGGCCACGGAAATCAGATTTACAGAAAGATGAGTGACAGGAAAATGAAACGCAGTTACCCATCTTTCTGTCAATCATTTTCCTGTAAACCAAATCCCGAGAGACGGACGACCCCATGCCGATTGAGCTGCGATTGTGCTTAGCGATTGCGTCCAGAAGTCTGGGCCACAGAAATCAGATTTACAGAAAGATGAGTGACAGGAAAATGAAACGCACTCGCCCCATCTTTCTGTCAATCATCTTCCTGTAAACCAACTCCCCAGAAACGAACAACCCCATGCCGATTGACCGCGATTGTGCTTAGCGACCTCGTCCAGAGGGCTGGGCGACGGAAATCAGATAAACAGAAAAATGAGTGACAGGAAAATGAAACGCACTCGCCATATTTTTCTGTCAATCATCTTCCTGTAAACCAACCTCCATCCCCCTCGCGGAGACGAACGAATGAAGATCACGTGTATTGATCGACGCATGCTTCTTAAAGGGATCGGTGGAGTCACTATCGGACTGCCATTCCTCGAGGAGATGTTGGTATCGACGGCGCATGCCGCGGAGAAAGCGATCGTTCCTGTGCGGGCCTTCAATGTTTTCTTTGGCCTCGGCATTCCGGCTCCGCTCCAAAAAGAGGGATTTGAAGGGGTGCTCGAACCACTCAAGCCGCTGAGTAATAAACTGCTGATCATGCGTGGAGTGGACCATCTGCGTGCCGACGAGAAAGGAATCAACGCTCATTACGATGGTGCGACCGCGGCGTTCACAGCCGAACCACCGGACGGGGAAGCCAAAGCCGGCGGTGCTTCGATTGACCAAATGGTTCGCCGCGCCCACCACCCCAATGGCCTTCCGCCGGGAATGGTGCCGACGTTGGTGGCCGGCACGTTCTTCCGCCGCAGCCGCGTGGGCCGCTACGTTCACAGTTTCAACCCAGACGGCACCGTGGCCGCGACGATGCAAGAGAAACCTCGCGACGTGTTTGAGCGTGTTTTCGGCTCGCTGGCAATGCCAAACGAATCGAGTGACGCTCGACGCGATCGAATCAAACGCAGCGTGCTCGATACCGTCGCCGAGGAGTACAAGTTCTACACTGGAGTAAATTCGCCGTTGGGCACCGCGTCCAAAGCGCGCATCGTCGAACATCTCGAACGAATCCGAGAGTTCGAGCAGCGAGCGTACGCGATGCATTCAAAAACGACCGGTGGGCCGAATCTGCCCGCTGAATCGAAACTGTTG
This window harbors:
- a CDS encoding DUF1552 domain-containing protein, with protein sequence MKITCIDRRMLLKGIGGVTIGLPFLEEMLVSTAHAAEKAIVPVRAFNVFFGLGIPAPLQKEGFEGVLEPLKPLSNKLLIMRGVDHLRADEKGINAHYDGATAAFTAEPPDGEAKAGGASIDQMVRRAHHPNGLPPGMVPTLVAGTFFRRSRVGRYVHSFNPDGTVAATMQEKPRDVFERVFGSLAMPNESSDARRDRIKRSVLDTVAEEYKFYTGVNSPLGTASKARIVEHLERIREFEQRAYAMHSKTTGGPNLPAESKLLHGGAADPGGMGIDITVEELTSEWRLMADLYAFAIQMDRVRFGSLTFLAAGERIRLKGDYEYDGRKVIAFDDAAQLKSSGDKGCSHEWWHQFNEKKNNEQLRAHAHLKMREVAYFLSRLDDKNSVDANGKTLLDNSLITISTESGDGRHNDVKRELSGIFHAITAADGRFKTGQIMDVNAEGLDVYNTMLTAMDVKDRLGSEKRKMTSVDSIRT